Proteins from a single region of Elusimicrobiota bacterium:
- a CDS encoding dCMP deaminase family protein, with the protein MKRRTAGARVTKPEYYLNIAKEVARRSTCLRRHYGAVIVNNDQIVATGYAGAPRKTTNCTEVGSCIRVKLGVKAGEHYEWCRAVHAEQNAIIHAPRFDMLGATLYLVGVTPDTGEVIDGAEPCRICKRMLINAGIEKAVIQTAPGAWKVQLVSDWVKHNMGDFKKVRGKLVPVMPSGY; encoded by the coding sequence ATGAAGAGGAGAACGGCCGGCGCACGCGTCACGAAGCCCGAGTACTACCTCAACATCGCCAAGGAGGTGGCGCGGCGCAGCACCTGCCTGCGCCGCCACTACGGGGCGGTCATCGTCAACAACGACCAGATCGTCGCGACCGGCTACGCCGGCGCCCCGCGCAAGACGACGAACTGCACCGAGGTGGGCTCCTGCATCCGCGTGAAGCTGGGCGTGAAGGCCGGCGAGCACTACGAGTGGTGCCGCGCGGTGCACGCCGAGCAGAACGCCATCATCCACGCTCCGCGCTTCGACATGCTGGGCGCGACGCTCTACCTCGTGGGCGTGACCCCCGACACCGGCGAGGTCATCGACGGCGCCGAGCCCTGCCGCATCTGCAAGCGCATGCTCATCAACGCCGGCATCGAGAAGGCCGTCATCCAGACCGCGCCCGGCGCCTGGAAGGTCCAGCTCGTCTCGGACTGGGTGAAGCACAACATGGGAGACTTCAAGAAGGTCCGCGGGAAGCTCGTGCCGGTCATGCCGAGCGGCTACTGA
- a CDS encoding porin translates to MTPRIAVLSALLLLPFAARAGEPSPSAAEELTNTLLKKGALSQEEARPLLDLFAKERQAPKAQFTLMPGATLKINGFGLFRYTFAQAQEPSTDTNAFAVKAARLKFSGDLPKDFKYSLLLDFARTNGASTQQNSALYDYLLTWAPDPAFNLTAGQFLIPTGAETLTPTDQLDFASRYNGQDRILNPSGRDAGVQASGKVLGQRLYYALGVFNGSGPNTTSNDNGDLLYAGRTQWTSKGDFYGLPSSLVAGVNGFWKRTKSDPSTLKSSDLSGRTFNDPYNRYVYGADLALKAGPASLKGEYLSAYLKGRHWDPVVHAHGWHVTGAWRFCEQFEGLVRWQGYDPDDSLTNNLDSEWQTYGANWFINGQNARLTANYTVKNEKASRVKNDEFVLQLQVGF, encoded by the coding sequence ATGACGCCCCGCATCGCCGTCCTGTCCGCCCTCCTGCTCCTGCCCTTCGCCGCCCGCGCCGGGGAGCCCTCCCCGTCGGCGGCTGAAGAGCTCACGAACACCCTCCTCAAGAAAGGCGCGCTCAGCCAGGAGGAGGCGCGCCCTCTGCTCGACCTCTTCGCGAAGGAGCGCCAGGCGCCGAAGGCGCAGTTCACGCTGATGCCGGGCGCGACCCTGAAGATCAACGGCTTCGGCCTCTTCCGCTACACCTTCGCTCAGGCGCAGGAGCCGTCCACGGACACCAACGCCTTCGCCGTCAAAGCCGCGCGGCTGAAGTTCTCGGGCGACCTCCCGAAGGACTTCAAGTACTCGCTCCTCCTCGACTTCGCGCGCACCAACGGCGCGAGCACGCAGCAGAACAGCGCGCTCTACGACTACCTGCTGACCTGGGCGCCGGACCCGGCTTTCAACCTCACCGCCGGCCAGTTCCTCATCCCGACCGGCGCCGAGACCCTCACCCCGACCGACCAGCTCGACTTCGCCAGCCGCTACAACGGCCAGGACAGGATCCTCAACCCCTCGGGGCGCGACGCCGGCGTCCAGGCGAGCGGGAAGGTCCTCGGCCAGCGGCTCTACTACGCGCTGGGCGTCTTCAACGGCTCCGGCCCCAACACGACCTCCAACGACAACGGCGACCTCCTCTACGCAGGCCGCACCCAGTGGACCTCCAAGGGGGACTTCTACGGTCTTCCGTCGTCCCTCGTCGCGGGCGTCAACGGGTTCTGGAAGAGGACGAAGAGCGACCCCAGCACGCTCAAGTCGAGCGACCTCTCCGGCCGGACCTTCAACGACCCCTACAACCGCTACGTCTACGGGGCGGACCTGGCCCTGAAGGCCGGCCCGGCGTCGCTCAAAGGCGAGTACCTGAGCGCCTACCTCAAGGGCCGCCACTGGGACCCGGTCGTGCACGCGCACGGCTGGCACGTCACCGGAGCCTGGCGCTTCTGCGAGCAGTTCGAGGGCCTCGTGCGCTGGCAGGGCTACGACCCGGACGACTCCCTCACCAACAACCTCGACTCGGAGTGGCAGACCTACGGCGCGAACTGGTTCATCAACGGCCAGAACGCCCGGCTCACCGCCAACTACACGGTGAAGAACGAGAAAGCCTCCCGCGTCAAGAATGATGAGTTCGTCCTGCAGCTCCAGGTTGGGTTCTGA
- a CDS encoding aminotransferase class V-fold PLP-dependent enzyme: MSRFGRVLRRRWTLDPRVRYLNHGSFGAAPRPVIAEQDAWRRRMEREPMDLLGRELPVLLRRAAAPLAAFLGARADDLAFVENATAGVNAVLRSFPWRKGDELLLSDHAYPAVRNTALFLCARHGLRLRVARLPFPLRSEREVVSAFAREFSGRVRLVVADHVTSPSALVLPVRALAALCRRRGVPLLVDGAHAPGMLELDVPAVGADWYTGNCHKWLCAPKGCAFLWASRRGREGLHPAVISNRYGEGFPAEFDWCGTRDPSAWLSVGAALRFHRALGGAALRRRNRALALRVAGRLSAAWGVELPAPASCLGSMAALPLPLPGKAGQPQADALMLALRRRGFEVPVFHLDGRLLLRVSVQAYNEEADYRPLERLVPALLAKMIP; this comes from the coding sequence ATGAGCCGTTTCGGCCGGGTCCTGCGCCGACGCTGGACGCTGGACCCGCGCGTGCGCTACCTCAACCACGGCTCCTTCGGCGCGGCTCCCCGGCCCGTCATCGCCGAGCAGGATGCCTGGCGTCGGCGCATGGAGCGCGAGCCGATGGACCTTCTCGGCCGCGAGCTTCCGGTCCTGCTCCGCCGCGCCGCCGCCCCCCTCGCCGCCTTCCTCGGCGCCCGCGCCGACGACCTCGCTTTCGTCGAGAACGCCACGGCCGGGGTCAACGCGGTACTGCGCTCCTTCCCGTGGAGGAAGGGCGACGAACTGCTCCTCAGTGATCACGCCTATCCCGCCGTGCGCAACACCGCCCTCTTCCTCTGTGCTCGCCACGGCCTGCGCCTGAGGGTCGCCCGCCTCCCCTTCCCCCTGCGCTCCGAGCGCGAGGTCGTGTCGGCCTTCGCTCGGGAGTTCTCCGGCCGGGTCCGCCTCGTCGTCGCCGACCACGTGACCTCTCCGAGCGCGCTCGTGCTCCCGGTCCGCGCGCTCGCCGCCCTCTGCCGCCGCCGCGGAGTCCCCCTCCTCGTCGACGGCGCGCACGCGCCGGGCATGCTCGAGCTCGACGTCCCCGCGGTCGGCGCGGATTGGTACACGGGCAACTGCCATAAGTGGCTCTGCGCTCCCAAGGGCTGCGCCTTCCTCTGGGCCTCGCGCCGGGGTCGCGAGGGCCTGCACCCCGCCGTCATCTCCAATCGCTACGGCGAGGGCTTCCCCGCCGAGTTCGACTGGTGCGGCACGCGCGACCCGAGCGCCTGGCTCTCCGTGGGCGCGGCCCTGCGCTTCCATCGGGCCCTCGGCGGCGCAGCCCTGCGCCGGCGCAACCGCGCGCTCGCGCTGCGCGTCGCCGGCCGACTGTCCGCGGCCTGGGGCGTCGAGCTCCCCGCCCCGGCGTCGTGTCTGGGCTCGATGGCGGCGCTCCCGCTTCCTCTTCCGGGGAAGGCGGGGCAGCCGCAGGCCGACGCGCTCATGCTCGCTTTGCGCCGGCGCGGCTTCGAAGTCCCCGTCTTCCACCTCGACGGCCGGCTCCTCCTGCGGGTCTCGGTGCAGGCCTACAACGAGGAAGCCGACTACCGGCCGCTTGAGCGCCTGGTCCCGGCCCTTCTTGCTAAGATGATCCCATGA
- a CDS encoding OPT family oligopeptide transporter, with protein MSDPHSHAPEQHKHTVEEHSEGFPDLEDAQPSDKSKRDAVRTPEEIELHWFRTVYQGDVPQLTLKAVVTGSIIGGFMSLSNLYVGLKTGWGLGVSITASILSYAFYKALTTAFPKTFSEPTLLENNCMQTTASSAGYSTGGTMVSAIAAYLLITGAHMNWHVLAAWTFFLALFGVFLAIPMKRQMINVEQLRFPTGIATAETLKSLCAKGGEAMLKARALAYSGVGGGLIAWMRDAGIPLGDGKWLKMPASIPFGGLTLGGFPLAKWTIQFDMSAIMIAAGAIMGWKVAWSLLLGATINYGILAPWAVKVGAIPISPDGADLGYRAIVRWSTWAGASLMVTSALFAFSLQWRSIGRVFSGVAAAFTKKKSDVVDPLEAIEVPGTWFVGGVLVSGLGCMVVLNTCFGTTWWMSLVAIALTFLLAVVACRVTGETDTTPIGAMGKITQLTFGVLAPSNMVTNLMTASVTAGGAGTAADLLTGLKSGYLLGANPRKQFLAQLLGVFAGTLIVVPAFYILVPTVDVLGSDKWPAPAAQVWAAVARLLKDGFGALHPTARWGLLFGGLVGIAIPALELAFPKARKYIPSATGIGLSMVIPFFNSLSMFIGALITLYLEKKHAKFADEYVVPVSSGFIAGESLLGVLIALLAAATILPG; from the coding sequence ATGAGCGACCCGCACAGCCACGCCCCCGAGCAGCACAAGCACACCGTCGAGGAGCACTCCGAGGGCTTCCCCGATCTCGAGGACGCTCAGCCATCCGACAAGTCCAAGCGCGACGCGGTCCGCACGCCCGAGGAGATCGAGCTTCACTGGTTCCGGACCGTCTATCAGGGCGACGTCCCCCAGCTCACCCTGAAGGCCGTCGTGACCGGTTCCATCATCGGCGGCTTCATGTCCCTCTCGAACCTCTATGTCGGCCTCAAGACCGGCTGGGGGCTGGGCGTGAGCATCACGGCGAGCATCCTGAGCTACGCCTTCTACAAGGCCCTGACGACCGCCTTCCCGAAGACCTTCTCCGAGCCGACCCTGCTCGAGAACAACTGCATGCAGACCACCGCCTCCTCGGCCGGCTACTCGACCGGAGGCACGATGGTCTCGGCCATCGCGGCCTACCTGCTCATCACCGGCGCGCACATGAACTGGCACGTGCTCGCCGCCTGGACCTTCTTCCTCGCCCTCTTCGGGGTCTTCCTGGCCATCCCCATGAAGCGCCAGATGATCAACGTCGAGCAGCTGCGCTTCCCGACCGGCATCGCCACCGCCGAGACCCTCAAGAGCCTCTGCGCGAAGGGCGGCGAAGCCATGCTGAAGGCGCGCGCTCTCGCCTACTCCGGGGTCGGCGGCGGCCTCATCGCCTGGATGCGCGACGCGGGCATCCCGCTCGGCGATGGGAAATGGCTGAAGATGCCCGCCTCCATCCCCTTCGGCGGGCTCACGCTCGGCGGCTTCCCCCTGGCCAAGTGGACGATCCAGTTCGACATGAGCGCCATCATGATCGCGGCCGGCGCCATCATGGGCTGGAAGGTCGCCTGGTCGCTGCTCCTGGGCGCCACCATCAACTACGGGATCCTCGCCCCCTGGGCGGTCAAGGTCGGGGCCATCCCGATCAGTCCCGACGGGGCGGACCTGGGCTATCGCGCCATCGTGCGCTGGAGCACCTGGGCCGGCGCCTCGCTCATGGTGACCTCCGCGCTCTTCGCCTTCTCCCTGCAGTGGCGCTCCATCGGCCGCGTCTTCAGCGGCGTCGCCGCGGCCTTCACGAAGAAGAAGTCCGACGTCGTGGATCCGCTCGAGGCCATCGAGGTCCCGGGCACCTGGTTCGTCGGCGGCGTCCTCGTCTCGGGACTGGGCTGCATGGTCGTCCTCAACACCTGCTTCGGCACGACCTGGTGGATGAGCCTCGTCGCCATCGCGCTGACCTTCCTGCTCGCGGTGGTCGCCTGCCGCGTGACCGGCGAGACGGACACGACGCCGATCGGCGCGATGGGCAAGATCACCCAGCTGACCTTCGGAGTGCTCGCCCCCTCCAACATGGTCACGAACCTGATGACCGCCAGCGTCACCGCCGGCGGGGCCGGCACGGCCGCCGACCTCCTCACCGGCCTCAAGAGCGGCTACCTCCTCGGCGCCAACCCGCGCAAGCAGTTCCTCGCCCAGCTCCTGGGCGTCTTCGCGGGCACGCTCATCGTGGTGCCGGCCTTCTACATCCTCGTGCCGACCGTCGACGTCCTCGGCAGCGACAAATGGCCGGCGCCGGCCGCGCAGGTCTGGGCGGCCGTCGCGCGCCTCCTCAAGGACGGCTTCGGGGCGCTGCACCCCACCGCGCGCTGGGGCCTGCTCTTCGGAGGACTCGTCGGCATCGCCATCCCGGCGCTCGAGCTCGCCTTCCCGAAGGCCCGCAAGTACATCCCCTCGGCGACCGGCATCGGCCTCTCGATGGTGATCCCGTTCTTCAACTCGCTCTCGATGTTCATCGGGGCGCTGATCACCCTCTACCTGGAGAAGAAGCACGCCAAGTTCGCCGACGAGTACGTGGTCCCGGTGAGTTCGGGCTTCATCGCCGGAGAGTCTCTGCTGGGCGTCCTCATCGCGCTGCTCGCGGCGGCGACGATCCTGCCCGGATGA
- a CDS encoding rubrerythrin family protein, producing the protein MPTTLENLKTAFAGESQANRKYLAFAQKAEKDGFPQVAKLFRAAAEAETIHAHGHLAAMDGIKSTLENLQAAVAGETYEYKDMYPPMLATAVQEGHKAKTMFKFAVEAEAVHADLYTQALAAVKGGKDLPAGEVYLCPFCGHLEIGKPPLKCPICGAPAAKYVKVA; encoded by the coding sequence ATGCCTACGACCCTTGAGAACCTGAAGACCGCTTTCGCCGGCGAGAGCCAGGCGAACCGGAAGTACCTCGCCTTCGCGCAGAAGGCCGAGAAGGACGGCTTCCCGCAGGTCGCCAAGCTCTTCCGCGCCGCCGCCGAGGCTGAGACCATCCACGCCCATGGTCATCTGGCGGCGATGGACGGGATCAAGTCCACGCTGGAGAACCTCCAGGCCGCCGTGGCCGGCGAGACCTACGAGTACAAGGACATGTATCCTCCGATGCTCGCGACCGCCGTTCAGGAGGGCCACAAGGCGAAGACGATGTTCAAGTTCGCCGTAGAGGCCGAGGCCGTCCACGCGGACCTCTACACGCAGGCCCTCGCGGCCGTGAAGGGCGGAAAGGACCTGCCCGCCGGCGAGGTCTACCTCTGCCCGTTCTGCGGTCACCTCGAGATCGGCAAGCCGCCGCTAAAGTGTCCTATCTGTGGTGCTCCGGCCGCTAAGTACGTGAAAGTCGCGTAG
- a CDS encoding HEAT repeat domain-containing protein: MKILALLVLLPILAPVRAHASREEARLDGVEAYGTNRYDEAALRGLYEARLKKWLAQDALRNKSGRKAAAEAKAALEADFLKEGAFVRVILQKVSSSTVGEVTAVFDVVEKADEERRLPFRAEPKGHGADPEGLLAAWTRYTEAGWELMRSGAIGADRVECPAYYCSWGASNGELKALQDRFVAEVAAQKEALIAVLRGDADSAKRSSALYLLAYLRDPSQVNAAVSLGLTDPDDRVREAAMRVYSDMAVYRRDVALPVEKISEALDYPSVDDRTRALAVMIGLADHPLHREFVVKNASTQILRLLRLHNASNHDMALTALRMLTGQDFGRDNDAWDAWVQKMRLADGREKKEK; this comes from the coding sequence ATGAAGATTTTGGCATTGCTCGTTCTGCTCCCCATCCTCGCGCCCGTCCGCGCGCACGCCTCCCGCGAAGAGGCCCGCCTCGACGGGGTCGAGGCGTACGGCACGAACCGTTATGACGAGGCGGCGCTGCGCGGTCTCTACGAGGCGCGCCTGAAGAAATGGCTCGCCCAGGACGCTCTGCGCAACAAGTCCGGCCGGAAGGCCGCGGCCGAGGCGAAGGCCGCGCTCGAGGCCGACTTCCTCAAGGAGGGCGCCTTCGTCCGAGTGATCCTTCAGAAGGTGAGCTCGAGCACGGTCGGCGAGGTCACCGCGGTCTTCGACGTCGTGGAGAAGGCGGATGAGGAGCGGCGACTGCCCTTCCGCGCCGAGCCCAAGGGACATGGCGCAGACCCCGAGGGCCTCCTGGCCGCCTGGACGCGCTACACCGAGGCCGGCTGGGAGCTCATGCGCAGCGGCGCGATCGGCGCCGACCGCGTCGAATGCCCCGCCTACTATTGCAGCTGGGGCGCGTCCAACGGGGAGCTCAAGGCCCTTCAGGACCGCTTCGTCGCCGAGGTCGCCGCCCAGAAGGAGGCGCTGATCGCCGTGCTCCGCGGCGACGCCGACTCCGCGAAGCGCTCCTCGGCCCTCTATCTGCTGGCCTACCTGCGCGACCCCTCCCAGGTCAACGCCGCCGTCTCCCTCGGCCTCACGGACCCGGACGACCGCGTGCGCGAGGCCGCCATGCGCGTCTACTCCGACATGGCGGTCTACCGGCGCGACGTCGCGCTGCCCGTCGAGAAGATCTCCGAGGCGCTCGACTACCCCAGCGTGGACGACCGCACGCGCGCCCTCGCGGTGATGATCGGGCTCGCCGATCATCCTCTGCACAGGGAGTTCGTCGTCAAGAACGCGAGCACGCAGATCCTGCGGCTCCTGCGCCTGCACAACGCGTCGAACCACGACATGGCCCTCACGGCCCTGCGCATGCTCACCGGCCAGGACTTCGGCCGCGACAACGACGCGTGGGACGCCTGGGTGCAGAAGATGCGCCTGGCCGACGGCAGGGAGAAGAAGGAGAAGTGA
- a CDS encoding glycosyltransferase → MRLSIIVPAYNEEKLLGACLKSVREAVAFLGGRLAGDAGPMRGRPSFEAELIVCDNNSTDATGRIAREGGAAVVFEPVNLISRSRDTGAGAATGDWLLFIDADSRLSAGTLAAVLEAARKGKVVGGGCLIAFDRCPWWGELLIESWNALSRAFDLAAGSLVFCRADAFRAVGGFPADIAAGEELALSRALKAWGKAHALGFTVLTGHRHVSSGRKFALYSPREFFQVGLAMSLHPRRAMHDPRIDRLHYDGRR, encoded by the coding sequence ATGAGGCTCTCCATCATCGTCCCCGCCTACAACGAGGAGAAGCTCCTCGGCGCCTGCCTCAAGAGCGTCCGGGAGGCCGTCGCCTTCCTCGGCGGCCGACTCGCGGGGGACGCCGGCCCGATGCGGGGACGCCCGAGCTTCGAGGCCGAGCTCATCGTCTGCGACAACAACTCCACCGACGCGACCGGCCGCATCGCCCGCGAGGGCGGCGCCGCGGTCGTCTTCGAGCCGGTGAACCTCATCTCGCGCTCGCGCGACACCGGCGCGGGCGCCGCGACCGGGGACTGGCTGCTCTTCATCGACGCGGACTCGCGGCTGTCGGCCGGGACGCTCGCGGCGGTGCTGGAGGCCGCGCGAAAAGGGAAGGTCGTCGGAGGAGGCTGCCTCATCGCCTTCGACCGCTGCCCCTGGTGGGGGGAGCTCCTCATCGAATCCTGGAACGCGCTCTCGCGCGCCTTCGACCTCGCCGCGGGCTCGCTCGTCTTCTGCCGCGCCGACGCCTTCCGCGCGGTGGGGGGCTTCCCCGCCGATATCGCCGCCGGGGAGGAGCTCGCGCTCTCGCGCGCGCTCAAGGCCTGGGGGAAGGCGCACGCGCTCGGCTTCACGGTCCTCACCGGGCACCGCCACGTCAGCTCGGGCCGGAAGTTCGCCCTCTACAGCCCGCGCGAGTTCTTCCAGGTCGGCCTCGCCATGTCCCTGCATCCGCGCCGGGCGATGCACGACCCCCGCATCGACCGCCTGCACTACGACGGGCGCAGATGA
- a CDS encoding alpha/beta hydrolase encodes MNVKRKVVLFLPGFACESWIWEGAAARFSDRFDCVRVDWPLERTPDFHEVGAFADWLEEAHSAELARAAALVGHSMGGLVATAFCARRPGPRLVLVESFPHGISPFFKNLSVEDGSSATHRRLVEMVLRNGSRYSARLRKDLRLRDYTDLAAEYRGPFAGVFGMRASSDEEEVRRALGWSPEVLSRASLRFIPRSAHFPMLENPSECFRALEELLG; translated from the coding sequence ATGAACGTCAAAAGGAAAGTCGTTCTCTTCCTTCCGGGCTTCGCCTGCGAGAGCTGGATCTGGGAAGGTGCCGCCGCGCGCTTCTCGGACCGCTTCGACTGCGTGCGCGTCGACTGGCCGCTCGAGCGCACCCCGGACTTCCACGAGGTCGGCGCGTTCGCCGACTGGCTCGAGGAGGCGCATTCCGCGGAGCTCGCGCGTGCCGCGGCGCTCGTCGGTCACAGCATGGGCGGCCTGGTCGCGACCGCGTTCTGCGCCCGCCGTCCCGGGCCGCGCCTCGTCCTGGTCGAGAGCTTCCCCCACGGCATCTCCCCGTTCTTCAAGAACCTCTCGGTCGAGGACGGGTCCTCTGCGACCCATCGCCGGCTGGTGGAGATGGTCCTGCGCAACGGCTCCCGCTACTCCGCGCGCCTGCGCAAGGACCTGCGCCTGCGCGACTACACCGACCTCGCCGCGGAGTACCGCGGCCCATTCGCGGGCGTCTTCGGGATGCGCGCGAGTTCCGACGAGGAGGAGGTCCGGCGGGCGCTCGGCTGGTCGCCCGAAGTCCTCTCCCGCGCCTCTCTGCGCTTCATCCCCCGCAGCGCCCACTTCCCCATGCTGGAGAACCCTAGTGAGTGTTTTCGAGCGCTAGAGGAGTTGTTGGGATAG
- the pepT gene encoding peptidase T, translated as MKNDALLERFLRYVKIDTQSKEGSETYPSTAKQWDLLRLLERELKELGLADVRLDRHGYVMASVPSNLPKDDPAYGKVPPIGLLAHVDTSEAAPGGPVKPQVFTYEGGDIVLPADKSIVIKASENPGLKDCVGTTVITTDGTTLLGADDKAGVAIIMSAVERWLKDPKRLHGDVKIAFTPDEEVGAGTEHFDLKAFGAEAAYTLDGDAVGELNKETFSANGATLTVEGRDIHPGMAKDVMVNSMRVACDFVSRMPRHMRPETTQDYEPFIHPYAMECTIVKTTVKFILRDFKTPGLAEQERILRKILAEVQPLYPQAKMTLEFREQYRNMDEGLKKDPRVVDALWEAVGRAGLKPYWKPIRGGTDGSRLTAMGLPTPNVFTGGANYHSRSEWASLDGMHKALETTLHLMEVWVEKSRTGSPKKAKAGAKK; from the coding sequence ATGAAGAACGACGCCCTGCTGGAACGCTTCCTGCGCTACGTGAAGATCGACACCCAGTCCAAGGAGGGCTCGGAGACCTACCCGAGCACCGCCAAGCAGTGGGACCTCCTGCGTCTGCTCGAGCGCGAGCTCAAGGAACTCGGGCTCGCGGACGTCCGCCTCGACCGGCACGGCTACGTCATGGCGAGCGTCCCCTCCAACCTCCCCAAGGACGACCCGGCGTACGGGAAGGTCCCCCCCATCGGCCTGCTCGCGCACGTCGACACCTCCGAGGCGGCTCCCGGCGGTCCGGTGAAGCCGCAGGTCTTCACCTATGAGGGAGGAGACATCGTCCTCCCCGCCGACAAGAGCATCGTCATCAAGGCCTCCGAGAACCCGGGGCTCAAGGACTGCGTGGGCACGACCGTCATCACCACCGACGGGACGACCCTCCTCGGCGCCGACGACAAGGCCGGGGTCGCCATCATCATGAGCGCGGTCGAGCGCTGGCTGAAGGACCCCAAACGCCTCCACGGCGACGTGAAGATCGCCTTCACCCCCGACGAGGAGGTCGGCGCCGGCACGGAGCACTTCGACCTCAAGGCCTTCGGCGCGGAGGCCGCCTACACGCTCGACGGCGACGCCGTCGGCGAGCTCAACAAGGAGACCTTCAGCGCCAACGGCGCGACGCTGACCGTGGAGGGCCGCGACATCCACCCCGGCATGGCCAAGGACGTCATGGTCAACTCGATGCGCGTCGCCTGCGACTTCGTCTCCCGCATGCCCCGGCACATGCGTCCGGAGACCACCCAGGACTACGAGCCCTTCATCCACCCCTACGCGATGGAGTGCACCATCGTGAAGACCACGGTGAAGTTCATCCTCCGCGACTTCAAGACTCCGGGCCTGGCCGAGCAGGAGCGCATCCTGAGGAAGATCCTCGCCGAGGTCCAGCCGCTCTACCCGCAGGCGAAGATGACCCTCGAGTTCCGGGAGCAGTACCGGAACATGGACGAGGGCCTCAAGAAGGACCCCCGGGTCGTGGACGCGCTCTGGGAGGCGGTCGGACGCGCCGGCCTGAAGCCTTATTGGAAGCCCATCCGCGGCGGCACCGACGGCTCTCGCCTGACGGCCATGGGTCTGCCCACCCCCAACGTCTTCACGGGCGGGGCGAACTACCACAGCCGTTCCGAGTGGGCCTCCCTGGACGGGATGCACAAGGCCCTGGAGACCACGCTGCACCTGATGGAGGTCTGGGTGGAGAAGTCCCGGACCGGCAGCCCCAAAAAGGCGAAAGCGGGGGCGAAAAAATAA
- a CDS encoding RNA-binding protein, whose product MTKNIFVGGIAYETTKEELEQLFSTCGKVSDVKLIMDRHTGRSKGFGFVEMATEEDAQTAMTKLNGATLGRRQIFLSEARPQAERTDDAPPSAPSSAPRAPRAAGSGDNIPGTPGFVERRSGRDRRAHPPTPSSSGEDRGGFGAKRWEKRPGGFDRKKPWERKPAFGEKKEWGSKPGGFGGPKKWGDKPGFRGPKKFGDKPGFGGPRKFGDKPGFSGPKKWGDKPSFGGPKKWGDKPGFRGPKKFGDKPSFGGPKKFGDKPGGFKKKWTKKPFKPGGFKRD is encoded by the coding sequence ATGACCAAGAACATCTTCGTCGGCGGCATCGCGTACGAGACGACCAAGGAAGAGCTCGAGCAGCTCTTCTCGACCTGCGGCAAGGTGAGCGACGTGAAGCTCATCATGGACCGCCACACGGGCCGCTCGAAGGGCTTCGGCTTCGTCGAGATGGCCACCGAGGAAGACGCGCAGACGGCGATGACGAAGCTCAACGGCGCCACCCTCGGGCGCCGCCAGATCTTCCTCAGCGAGGCCCGGCCTCAGGCGGAGCGCACCGACGACGCCCCTCCTTCCGCCCCCTCCTCCGCTCCCCGCGCGCCCCGCGCCGCGGGCTCCGGCGACAACATCCCCGGGACTCCCGGCTTCGTCGAGCGCCGCTCCGGCCGGGACCGCCGCGCGCACCCGCCGACGCCGTCGTCCTCCGGCGAGGACCGGGGCGGCTTCGGCGCGAAGCGCTGGGAGAAGCGCCCGGGAGGCTTCGACCGCAAGAAGCCCTGGGAGCGCAAGCCCGCTTTCGGCGAGAAGAAGGAGTGGGGCTCCAAGCCGGGCGGCTTCGGCGGTCCGAAGAAGTGGGGCGACAAGCCCGGCTTCCGCGGCCCGAAGAAGTTCGGCGACAAGCCCGGCTTCGGCGGCCCGAGGAAGTTCGGCGACAAGCCCGGCTTCAGCGGCCCGAAGAAGTGGGGCGACAAGCCGAGCTTCGGCGGCCCGAAGAAGTGGGGCGACAAGCCCGGCTTCCGCGGCCCGAAGAAGTTCGGCGACAAACCTTCCTTCGGCGGCCCGAAGAAATTCGGCGACAAGCCCGGCGGCTTCAAGAAGAAGTGGACGAAGAAACCCTTCAAGCCCGGCGGCTTCAAGCGGGACTGA
- a CDS encoding cold-shock protein: protein MPTGKVKWFNDQKGFGFITPDDGSKDLFVHHSAILGDGFKTLAENQAVEFETQQSDKGPRAANVRKI from the coding sequence ATGCCTACGGGCAAAGTGAAGTGGTTCAACGACCAGAAGGGCTTCGGCTTCATCACGCCGGACGACGGATCCAAGGATCTTTTCGTCCACCACTCGGCCATCCTGGGTGACGGGTTCAAGACCCTGGCTGAGAATCAGGCCGTCGAGTTCGAGACCCAGCAGTCCGACAAGGGTCCTCGCGCCGCCAACGTCAGGAAGATCTAG
- a CDS encoding DUF3467 domain-containing protein, producing the protein MQPKKFVRGKHQYTQWGKSTEVRTMTEQKNPQQPEGVQLQVEADDATAQGMYANLAGITHTETEFVLDFLFLQPAQPKAKLRSRIISSPLHTKRLLAALADNVRKFEARFGPIQESAAPPAPGLKH; encoded by the coding sequence ATGCAGCCGAAGAAGTTCGTCCGCGGGAAGCACCAGTACACCCAGTGGGGAAAGTCCACGGAGGTCCGCACCATGACCGAACAGAAGAACCCTCAGCAGCCCGAAGGCGTCCAGCTCCAGGTCGAGGCCGACGACGCGACCGCGCAGGGCATGTACGCCAACCTGGCCGGGATCACGCACACCGAGACGGAGTTCGTGCTGGACTTCCTCTTCCTCCAGCCCGCCCAGCCCAAGGCCAAGCTGCGCTCGAGGATCATCTCGAGCCCCTTGCACACCAAGCGCCTCCTCGCGGCCCTGGCCGACAACGTCCGCAAGTTCGAGGCCCGCTTCGGCCCCATCCAGGAGAGCGCCGCTCCGCCCGCCCCCGGCCTCAAGCATTAG